One stretch of Caldinitratiruptor microaerophilus DNA includes these proteins:
- a CDS encoding helix-turn-helix domain-containing protein, giving the protein MIGQRVAKLRAARGESLREAALRTGVSHTTIARIEKGEVTCSFHSTLRKIADGYGVRLEYLLTGREPQQDFYEAVRRLPPDVRARLYFVHPAERTRLVLEYLLAEFPEEFTLEQVAQNAGVEPRRLQDFLARQDRPADSDELYLRVAAALGRLTGIDLHWIRCGCAPDEVPGHLSPDTLAAYLAVVRKAVEAGVRPETLALAIDLLSVRSEAALAAGRA; this is encoded by the coding sequence GTGATCGGACAACGTGTAGCGAAGCTGCGCGCCGCACGGGGCGAGTCCCTGCGCGAAGCGGCGCTGCGCACCGGCGTCAGCCACACCACGATCGCCCGGATCGAGAAGGGCGAGGTCACGTGCTCGTTCCACAGCACGCTGCGGAAGATCGCTGACGGGTACGGTGTGCGGCTGGAGTACCTCCTGACGGGCCGGGAACCCCAGCAGGACTTCTACGAGGCGGTGCGCCGTCTCCCGCCGGACGTGCGAGCCCGGCTGTACTTCGTGCATCCGGCCGAGCGGACCCGCCTGGTACTGGAATACCTCCTCGCCGAGTTCCCCGAAGAGTTCACCCTCGAACAGGTCGCCCAGAACGCCGGGGTGGAGCCGCGCCGGCTCCAGGATTTCCTCGCGCGGCAGGACCGGCCCGCCGACAGCGACGAGCTCTACCTGCGCGTCGCGGCGGCGCTCGGCCGGCTCACGGGGATCGACCTGCACTGGATCCGCTGTGGCTGTGCGCCCGACGAGGTGCCGGGGCACCTCTCCCCCGACACCCTAGCGGCCTACCTGGCGGTCGTCCGCAAGGCCGTCGAGGCCGGGGTCCGCCCCGAGACCCTTGCGCTGGCCATCGACCTGCTGAGCGTCCGCTCCGAGGCCGCACTTGCCGCCGGTCGCGCGTGA
- a CDS encoding phage holin family protein, with the protein MLGAVVRFVVSALVLLAVAWLVPGFSIAGFWTALWAALAIAAIGWLVERVFGRAISPQGRGIVGFLVAAAVIYLVGVLMPGVTVTIVGALIAAFVIGLIDAFVPTELR; encoded by the coding sequence ATGCTCGGGGCGGTTGTCCGCTTCGTGGTCTCGGCACTCGTTCTGCTCGCGGTGGCCTGGCTGGTGCCGGGCTTCAGCATCGCCGGGTTCTGGACGGCGCTGTGGGCGGCGCTGGCGATCGCCGCGATCGGCTGGCTGGTGGAGCGCGTGTTCGGTCGGGCGATCTCACCGCAGGGTCGCGGCATCGTCGGCTTTCTGGTGGCCGCTGCCGTGATCTACCTGGTCGGAGTCCTCATGCCGGGCGTGACGGTGACGATCGTCGGAGCCCTGATCGCCGCCTTCGTGATCGGCCTCATCGACGCCTTCGTCCCGACCGAGCTGCGCTAG
- the lepA gene encoding translation elongation factor 4, translating into MVDQERIRNFSIIAHIDHGKSTLADRLIEYTGTLSRREMREQVLDTMELERERGITIKAQSVRMEYRADDGQTYILNLIDTPGHVDFTYEVSRALKACEGALLVVDASQGIEAQTLANVHMALEQNLEIIPIINKIDLPGADPERVRREIEETIGLDASYAILASAKEGIGTRDILEAIVTLIPPPSGDPAAPLKALIYDSFYDPYKGVVVHFRIFDGTLRVGDRIRMMGGGKEFQVDELYVFRPRLTPIDALGPGEVGALAAAIKDVRDVRVGDTITGADRPAAEPVPGFRPATPMVFTGLYPVDSADYDQLRDALAKLQLNDAALRYEPETSEALGFGFRCGFLGLLHMDVVQERLEREFGLNLIATAPGVVYRVVKTDGSVEMVENPARLPPPTTIDRIEEPVVRAQIVTPAEYVGPLMELCQDRRGTFLNMEYVGEKRVLLTYRLPLAEIMYDFFDQLKTRSRGYASLDYEFEGYVESRLVKMDILVNGEPVDALSVIVHRDKAERRGRALVQKLRELIPRQQFEVPIQAAIGSRIIARETVRALRKDVLAKCYGGDVTRKRKLLEKQKEGKKRLKQIGSVEIPQEAFMAVLRTDDGE; encoded by the coding sequence ATGGTGGACCAGGAACGGATCCGGAACTTCTCCATCATCGCCCACATCGACCACGGGAAGAGCACCCTCGCCGACCGGCTGATCGAGTACACCGGGACGCTGTCCCGCCGTGAGATGCGGGAGCAGGTCCTCGACACCATGGAGCTCGAGCGGGAGCGGGGGATCACGATCAAGGCGCAGTCGGTGCGCATGGAGTACCGCGCCGACGACGGTCAGACGTACATCCTCAACCTGATCGACACGCCCGGGCACGTCGACTTCACCTACGAGGTGAGCCGGGCGCTCAAGGCCTGCGAGGGGGCGCTCCTGGTCGTGGACGCGTCCCAGGGCATCGAGGCCCAGACCCTGGCCAACGTCCACATGGCGCTCGAGCAGAACCTGGAGATCATCCCGATCATCAACAAGATCGACCTGCCGGGGGCTGACCCCGAGCGGGTCCGCCGCGAGATCGAGGAGACGATCGGCCTCGACGCCTCCTACGCCATCCTGGCCTCGGCGAAGGAGGGGATCGGCACCCGGGACATCCTCGAGGCGATCGTGACGCTGATCCCGCCCCCCTCCGGCGATCCCGCCGCGCCCCTCAAGGCCCTCATCTACGACTCCTTCTACGATCCGTACAAGGGCGTCGTGGTGCACTTCCGGATCTTCGACGGCACCCTCCGGGTGGGCGACCGAATCCGGATGATGGGCGGCGGCAAGGAGTTCCAGGTCGACGAGCTCTATGTCTTCCGGCCCCGCCTCACGCCGATCGACGCCCTGGGGCCCGGCGAGGTGGGGGCCCTGGCGGCGGCGATCAAGGACGTCCGCGACGTCCGAGTCGGCGACACGATCACCGGGGCCGACCGCCCGGCCGCCGAGCCGGTGCCCGGCTTCCGCCCGGCGACTCCCATGGTCTTCACGGGCCTCTACCCCGTGGACTCGGCCGACTACGACCAGCTCCGGGATGCCCTGGCCAAGCTCCAGCTGAACGACGCCGCCCTGCGGTACGAGCCAGAGACGTCCGAGGCCCTCGGCTTCGGCTTCCGGTGCGGGTTCCTCGGCCTGCTGCACATGGACGTCGTCCAGGAGCGCCTGGAGCGGGAGTTCGGGCTGAACCTCATCGCCACGGCCCCCGGCGTGGTGTACCGGGTGGTCAAGACGGACGGCAGCGTGGAGATGGTGGAGAACCCGGCCAGGCTGCCGCCGCCCACGACCATCGACCGCATCGAGGAACCGGTGGTGCGGGCGCAGATCGTCACCCCGGCCGAGTACGTCGGGCCCCTCATGGAGCTGTGCCAGGACCGGCGGGGAACCTTCCTGAACATGGAATACGTCGGCGAGAAGCGGGTGCTCCTCACGTACCGGCTGCCGCTGGCGGAGATCATGTACGACTTCTTCGACCAGCTGAAGACCCGCAGCCGCGGGTACGCCTCCCTCGACTACGAGTTCGAGGGGTACGTGGAGTCCAGGCTGGTCAAGATGGACATCCTCGTGAACGGCGAGCCGGTGGACGCGCTCTCGGTCATCGTCCACCGGGACAAGGCGGAGCGCCGCGGCCGCGCGCTCGTCCAGAAGCTGCGCGAGCTGATCCCGCGCCAGCAGTTCGAGGTGCCGATCCAGGCTGCGATCGGAAGCCGGATCATCGCCCGGGAGACCGTCCGGGCCCTGCGCAAGGACGTCCTGGCCAAGTGTTACGGCGGCGACGTCACCCGCAAGCGCAAGCTCCTCGAGAAGCAGAAGGAAGGCAAGAAGCGCCTGAAGCAGATCGGTTCCGTGGAGATCCCCCAGGAGGCGTTCATGGCCGTCCTGCGCACGGACGACGGCGAGTGA
- the spoIIP gene encoding stage II sporulation protein P — protein MQRLRRVRPVALAYVMVVLFLLGLLVERRPPAPASVPAVAPAHGGESGGGVSGAGGSPGGTWEREEPPPGGLWQSIFRPDAATARLLLARAIPYLGRPGPRLVLYGTSRPRTLLQALFPFLTGPRRLELPESPPGPPRGGQASRAGGAPGGAGLPGGPGVSPPPPGPAPGSPPVSGRATAGRTPAGAGCARPPGTPVVAGGVPLVGIYHTHDYESYISEFPGLQPKTDEEWQLVSSTDPNRNIIRVGRRLAERLCERGITVVHSPSRNAYTYLGAYAYSRKTAEYILDRFPTVQVLFDLHRDAAPRDVTTVQVGGRAVARVAIVVGMGDRDLPHPRWRENLAWAERLHQAMNQRYPGLSRGIIRRNQRYNQDLRPGALLLEFGSAQNSMEEALRAAELVAGVVADLVAAGEAPGTESLRGAGGAGGAKAGRAPEGAEAAVVWRYYAG, from the coding sequence ATGCAGCGCCTGCGGCGGGTGCGGCCGGTCGCCCTCGCGTACGTGATGGTCGTCCTGTTCCTGCTCGGGCTTCTGGTGGAGCGCCGGCCGCCGGCGCCCGCCTCCGTGCCGGCCGTCGCCCCGGCGCACGGCGGGGAGTCGGGCGGGGGAGTGTCCGGTGCGGGTGGTTCCCCCGGCGGAACCTGGGAGCGCGAGGAGCCCCCGCCCGGCGGCCTGTGGCAGTCGATCTTCCGCCCGGATGCGGCCACCGCCCGGCTCCTCCTCGCGCGGGCCATCCCGTATCTCGGTCGGCCCGGGCCGCGCCTCGTGCTGTACGGCACGTCCCGACCGCGGACGCTCTTGCAGGCGTTGTTCCCGTTCCTCACCGGTCCGCGGCGGCTGGAGCTGCCGGAGAGCCCCCCGGGCCCTCCGCGAGGTGGACAAGCCTCCCGCGCCGGCGGGGCTCCCGGCGGGGCAGGTCTACCGGGCGGCCCGGGCGTCTCCCCGCCTCCGCCCGGCCCGGCACCCGGTTCCCCGCCGGTCTCCGGACGTGCCACCGCGGGACGCACGCCCGCCGGAGCCGGGTGCGCGCGCCCTCCCGGCACCCCCGTGGTGGCGGGGGGCGTTCCCCTCGTCGGGATCTACCACACACACGACTACGAGTCGTACATCTCCGAGTTCCCCGGGCTTCAGCCCAAGACCGACGAGGAGTGGCAGCTCGTGTCCTCCACCGACCCGAACCGGAACATCATCCGGGTAGGGCGCCGGCTGGCCGAGCGCCTGTGCGAGCGCGGCATCACGGTGGTCCACTCGCCCTCGCGCAACGCGTACACGTACCTGGGCGCGTACGCCTACTCCCGCAAGACCGCCGAGTACATCCTGGACCGCTTTCCGACTGTCCAGGTGCTCTTCGACCTGCACCGGGACGCCGCCCCGCGGGATGTCACGACGGTGCAGGTCGGCGGCCGTGCGGTCGCCCGGGTGGCCATCGTGGTCGGGATGGGCGACCGGGACCTGCCGCACCCCCGTTGGCGGGAGAACCTGGCCTGGGCGGAGCGACTGCACCAGGCCATGAACCAGCGCTACCCCGGGCTTTCCCGCGGCATCATCCGCCGGAACCAGCGGTACAACCAGGATCTGCGGCCGGGGGCGCTGCTCCTCGAGTTCGGCTCGGCGCAGAACAGCATGGAGGAGGCCCTGCGCGCCGCCGAGCTCGTGGCGGGCGTGGTCGCGGACCTCGTCGCCGCCGGCGAGGCGCCGGGGACGGAGTCGCTCCGCGGCGCGGGCGGCGCCGGCGGAGCCAAGGCGGGGCGCGCGCCGGAGGGGGCGGAAGCCGCGGTCGTCTGGAGATACTACGCGGGGTGA